A stretch of the Candidatus Rokuibacteriota bacterium genome encodes the following:
- a CDS encoding thiamine pyrophosphate-requiring protein, producing the protein MLKRAAVESVAEGYLELLAARRVEYFFGNAGTDFAPIVEAFAKREAQGQALPRPITVPHEITAVAMAHGYAMVTGRPQVVMVHVIVGTANALCGIMNAARAQVPILFTAGRTPLTEGNLPGARDRHIHWAQEAFDQGALVREFVKWDYELRLGVQLETVVDRALAIAQSEPQGPVYLTLPREVLAERLEQLEYSDPPRLSPSGATAQAKAAVEEAARILAGARNPIAIVKSSGRDPGAVLPLVGLAEALGMPVFDQWHTHVNFPQDHPLHAGYDPSPHLGDADVVLVVESDAPWFPKLKAPRPEATVIQVAQEPLYPRYPIRGFPVDVALAGTPRLTLGALADAVRTAGADAQTVSARRSRWQAEHRRLREAWQAQARRVQSDRPIDMAWLSRCVGDVLEADTLVVNEYDLDPSQTCFTVPGTYFAASPAAGLGWGLGAALGAKLAAPEKTVICCVGDGSYIFGSPTAAHFVARAYGLPVLFVVFNNRSWNAVKRAVRAYAPDGWAVRTGSMPMSDLEPAPDYELVCQAGGGYGERVEDPAALPEALARALMVVREEKRQALLNVICKKP; encoded by the coding sequence ATGCTCAAGCGCGCGGCGGTGGAGAGCGTGGCCGAAGGCTACCTGGAGCTCCTCGCGGCACGACGGGTCGAGTACTTCTTCGGCAACGCCGGGACCGACTTCGCCCCGATCGTGGAAGCCTTCGCCAAGCGCGAGGCGCAGGGGCAGGCGCTCCCCCGCCCGATCACGGTTCCCCACGAGATCACCGCGGTGGCGATGGCGCATGGCTACGCCATGGTCACGGGCCGCCCCCAGGTCGTGATGGTCCACGTCATCGTCGGGACGGCCAATGCCCTCTGCGGGATCATGAACGCGGCGCGGGCGCAGGTCCCGATCCTTTTCACGGCGGGAAGGACGCCGCTGACCGAGGGGAACCTTCCCGGCGCCCGCGACCGGCACATCCACTGGGCCCAGGAAGCCTTCGACCAGGGCGCGCTGGTGCGGGAGTTCGTCAAGTGGGACTACGAGCTCAGGCTGGGAGTCCAGCTGGAGACCGTCGTCGACCGCGCGCTCGCGATCGCGCAGAGCGAGCCCCAGGGGCCGGTGTACCTGACGCTGCCGCGCGAGGTGCTGGCTGAGCGGCTCGAGCAGCTCGAATACTCGGACCCGCCGCGCCTGTCTCCGAGCGGGGCCACGGCGCAAGCAAAGGCGGCCGTGGAAGAAGCCGCACGGATCCTGGCAGGCGCCCGCAACCCGATCGCCATCGTCAAGTCATCCGGCCGGGACCCGGGGGCCGTGCTGCCGCTCGTCGGGCTCGCCGAAGCCCTCGGCATGCCTGTCTTCGACCAGTGGCACACCCACGTGAACTTCCCGCAGGATCACCCGCTCCACGCCGGCTACGATCCCTCGCCTCACCTCGGAGACGCTGACGTTGTCCTGGTCGTCGAGTCCGACGCCCCCTGGTTTCCCAAGCTCAAGGCCCCGCGACCAGAGGCCACCGTGATCCAGGTGGCCCAGGAGCCCCTCTACCCGCGCTACCCGATCAGGGGTTTCCCGGTGGACGTGGCGCTGGCGGGGACGCCGAGGCTCACGCTCGGCGCCCTTGCCGACGCGGTCCGCACGGCCGGCGCGGATGCCCAGACCGTCAGCGCCCGCCGAAGCCGCTGGCAAGCCGAGCACCGCCGGCTCCGTGAGGCATGGCAGGCGCAGGCTCGGCGAGTCCAGTCGGATCGGCCAATCGACATGGCCTGGCTCTCGCGCTGCGTGGGCGACGTGCTGGAAGCCGACACGCTCGTCGTCAACGAGTACGACCTGGATCCCTCGCAGACCTGCTTCACGGTCCCCGGAACGTACTTCGCCGCGTCGCCCGCCGCAGGGCTGGGCTGGGGGCTCGGCGCCGCCCTCGGCGCCAAGCTCGCCGCGCCCGAGAAGACCGTCATCTGCTGCGTCGGCGACGGCTCGTACATCTTCGGCTCCCCGACCGCGGCCCACTTCGTCGCCCGCGCCTACGGGCTCCCGGTGCTCTTCGTGGTGTTCAACAACCGCTCCTGGAACGCGGTGAAGCGCGCCGTCCGCGCCTACGCCCCCGACGGCTGGGCCGTGCGGACGGGCTCCATGCCCATGAGCGATCTGGAGCCCGCGCCCGACTACGAGCTGGTCTGCCAGGCCGGAGGCGGATACGGGGAGCGGGTGGAGGATCCGGCGGCGTTGCCCGAGGCGCTCGCCCGAGCCCTGATGGTGGTGCGCGAGGAGAAGCGCCAGGCCCTCCTCAACGTGATCTGCAAGAAGCCATGA
- a CDS encoding ABC transporter permease, whose product MSTPSVLVEAQSPGVEASWLGRFYRQHEQLLIGAAASLAFLLAWESAVRSGLVNPLFISAPTRIARAAYRLVSEGDLWRHLRVSATEFLAGYLMAIGLAIPLGLAVGWYRRLYFCLAPFIDALNAVPRVALLPLLVIWFGIGIWSKIVVVFLGAVIPLLINTFSGVKITEARFLRVARSFGASEFRIFRTIVLPGTVPFVFTGLKYAAGRALLGVVVGELYAATAGIGYLITVAGSSFQTDTVFVGILTITCAGVLTVELLNRLERRFDRWRPPASSAP is encoded by the coding sequence GTGAGCACGCCTTCCGTCCTCGTGGAGGCCCAGAGCCCCGGCGTCGAAGCCTCCTGGCTCGGGAGGTTTTACCGGCAGCACGAGCAGCTGCTCATCGGGGCCGCCGCGAGCCTGGCCTTCCTGCTGGCGTGGGAGAGCGCCGTCCGAAGCGGCCTCGTCAACCCCCTCTTCATCTCCGCGCCGACACGCATCGCCCGAGCCGCCTACCGGCTCGTCAGCGAGGGGGACCTCTGGCGCCACCTCCGCGTCAGCGCCACGGAGTTTCTCGCGGGCTACCTCATGGCCATCGGCCTGGCCATCCCCCTCGGCCTCGCCGTCGGCTGGTACCGGCGCCTCTATTTCTGCCTCGCTCCGTTCATCGACGCCCTGAACGCCGTCCCCCGCGTGGCGCTCCTGCCGCTCCTCGTGATCTGGTTCGGGATCGGGATCTGGTCGAAGATCGTCGTGGTGTTCCTGGGTGCCGTGATCCCGCTCCTGATCAACACCTTCTCCGGGGTGAAGATCACCGAGGCGCGCTTTCTCCGGGTGGCCAGGAGCTTCGGGGCCTCCGAGTTCAGGATCTTCCGGACTATCGTGCTCCCCGGCACGGTGCCGTTCGTCTTCACGGGGCTCAAGTATGCGGCCGGGCGGGCGCTGCTCGGCGTCGTGGTGGGGGAGCTCTACGCCGCCACCGCCGGGATCGGCTACCTCATCACCGTGGCGGGGAGCAGCTTCCAGACGGACACGGTCTTCGTCGGAATCCTGACCATCACCTGCGCCGGGGTTCTGACGGTGGAACTCCTGAACCGCCTCGAGCGCCGCTTCGACAGGTGGCGCCCCCCG